In Takifugu flavidus isolate HTHZ2018 chromosome 1, ASM371156v2, whole genome shotgun sequence, the DNA window ggaagTGCATGAGTTCGAaggtgtgaagcggcagggatgcgaattagcacctccaagtcagagtccatggtcctcgctcggaaaaaggtagagtgccttctccgggttggggaagaggtcctgccccaggtggaggagttcaagtatcttgggatcttgttcatgagtgagggtaggatggaacgagagatcgacaggcggattggaGCGGCGTCAGTAGTGATGCGGTCGCTTAACCGATCTGCGGTccagggttaggtttagggttatggtgaagaaggagcagagccataaggcaaagctctcaatttaccggtcgatctacgtcccaatcctcacctatggccatcaacgttgggtgaaTAACAAAAGAAGTCATGATGCTAACATGCCGGCAGTATACATGGAATACCATAACAAGGCATGACAGACAGGAGCATCTGTACTGAGTTTAGACTGGAAGTCAACGTCTAAAAAGGAAATGCCTCTGAGACtatcagagacagacagagagacagagacacaccgATGATGGTGAACCAGCTGGAAAATGTGGTGGTGTGGAcaaatgaggaaaagaaaatgagaaagagGTCAAGTTGAGTTCAGGTCTCAAGTCTGATGGACACAGTGAGAAGAAGCTGTAAACAGCTTAATGAGATCCACAGAGAATGACACAGGCTGATAAAAACAGCCTGCACAGTCAAACCACTCATTTGTGGTTTTATTAATTTGAAGAACCAGTGAATGACTGAGACGAAAGCGTCTACCATCATTAATGCTGTCTTCAAGGTCCAGgtttctgctttcttctcaACATGGACAATAGAGCAAATGTCACATATATCATTGTTGAGGGTTATGTGGAACTGCAGAAATACAGATATCTGTACTTTGTGATTATGTTAACAGCATATATTCTGATCATCTGCAGCAATTCTACTATTGTGTTTCTGATCTGTTTTCACCGGAACCTTCATGAACCCATGTACGTTCTGATTGCAGCCTTGTTGATCAACTCTGTTCTTTACAGCACTGCCATCTACCCAAAACTACTGATCGACTTCTTATCAGAGGAACAAACCATCACATATTCAGTCTGTCTCTTCCAGTGGTTCATGTTTTACTCATTGGGTGGATCAGAGTTTTTACTGTTGGCCGTTATGGCCTACGACAGGTACCTGGCCATATGCAAACCTCTGCAATATTCAGCCATCATGAGGAGAAGAACAGTCActatttttctgctcttagCTTGGATTGCTCCGACCGCTCAGGTTGCTGTTCCAGCTATAATGAATGCAAACAGAAAACTGTTAAACTTCATCTTTAAAGGTATCATTTGTAACAGCACCATGTTTAACCTTCACTGTCAGCGGTCAGAAACCTTCAACATCTATGGTTTGATGGTCCTTGTGAACCTTTTGATTGTGCCTGTGATGTTCATCCTGTTCTCCTACGCCAGgatcctcctcatctcctaCCAGAGCAGTAAAGAGGTGAGGAagaaagctgcacagacctgttTACCACATCTGATGATGATTCTCATCACTTTTCCTGTTTAAGTGTATATGATGTACTTCTGCTGCGACTGAATACTGTTGTTCCCAAAACTGTACATTTTCTGATAACCTTACAGATCATAATGTACCATCCCCTCTTTAACCCCATCGTATATGgacttaaaatgaaagaaatctctAAACAGCTAAAGAAGCTATTTGGGAAAAAAGGTTTATTCTAACGTGTGTCTACACTTTACACCATAAAtgaattgttattattttcaatGTAGTTGTTTGATTGTAAAAAGCTACATCTTAATCCCACAATGATGGTGAAGTGCTCAATTCTTTAATTAACAGGCCTCGTCTTTAAatggattagggttagtggatAAAATGTTGGCCAGAACACCACATCTTGGCCTGATGGTCCAGGGCAGGATACTATTGCACCCACCTCTTTCACAGATGCACACCCATTAAAGGAAACTCCATTTCAAATTGCGAGTGACGTGGTCACGTGACTGCACAGCAGTAAAGCACACCGCAGCCTTGTAATCACAGCGTCAAAATGTGCCTAAACACGCTGTAGTAAAACAGAGGTCAAGGGGGGTGGCCTCAGTcttcagcagaaacagcagccagTATCATCAACCGGggtaaatgacattttttcattttttttctgagacTCTGGGGAATCGAGTGGACCTGGACTCCGCTCTGCGAatacctcctccctcctcctaccAACAGCCATAGTAGCTCAATCTCCTGAGATGAGAGATATAATCCCTCCACTAGTCCTGGGCTggccacgaggcctcctcccggtgggacatttCCGGAatacctctaaagggaggcgtccagaaggtatcctagccagatgcccgagccaccccaactgactcctttCGATacggagaagcagcggttcgaCTCCGaactcctcccggatgtccaaGCTTCTCACcttatctctaaggctgagcgcggccaccctgcggaggaaactcatttcagccgcttgtatctgCAATCTCGTTCTTTTGTTaatcacccaacgttgatggccataggtgaggattgggacggAGagcgaccggtaaattgagagcttcgccttctggactccttcttcaccataaccctaaccctaaccctggaccgcAGATCGGTTAAGCgaccgcatcactgctgacgccgctctgatccgcctgtcgatctcacgttccatcctaccctcactcgtgaacaagatcgcgagatacttgaactcctccacctggggcaggacctcctccccaaccccgagaaggcactctacctttttccaagCGAGGACCattctgacttggaggtgctgcgCATCCctgcatttgttggaggtccctgttcaaTGGcaccagaagaactacgtcatccgcaaaaagcagcgacgagatcctCCGCCCACCAAACttgacaccctccactcccggctgtgcctagaaattctgtccataaaagttatgaacagaaccggtgacaaagggcagccctggcggagtccaaccctcaccgggaacgagtccgacttacaaccggctatccggaccaagctcctgctcttttggtacagggactggacggcccttatcaagggaccatcCACTCTAAACTCcaggagcaccccccacaggatgctcctggggacccggtcataagccttttccaagtccacaaagcacatgtggactggttggccaaactcccaactccctcaagcaccccagcaagggcaAAGAGCTGATCCGGGTTCCACGACGGGGCGAAAACCCGTGTAGTGTGCTGAATGTGAATGTGTATTTCTCCCTAGCAGATCCTGACTTTTCACCTCTGAGGATCTTAGCTTTAGAGACCTTATCTTctttttcagccatcctggcaccATCTTAACATGTTCTATCTGTGTCCTGTCATCTATATTTTTCTGTGCTCGTGATTTAATGTCTTGTTATTTCCCAAGTGGAATTGCTGTGAAGAAGTACAGGGGTCCTCAGgttcttgggttctcgtctACCTGACTGGACTCTATACCATTTGGTTTGCTATATTGTGTCACGAGCtcacaagaaaggaatgtgtttacttgaccatatataaGGGTCTACTGAACAAAGCActtcggagatcttcaccatcaggaccacgaaacctccctcggacaatctgcagtgttcgattgatgcctgactgttctctccaataaacatctcttataaccaagtcggtgtctacgaagattcctttttcatcagcacatctcaactatcaccagaagaaatttacctcACCCGCGTTGTttctcctcgatcagaggttcgactatcagtctaatcctcttttccagcaccctggcatagactttcccagggaggctgaggagtgtgatcccctgTAGTTGGAAAACACCCTCTGATCTCCACTGTtgaaaatagggaccaccaccctgGTCTGCCAGTCCACGGGCACTGcacccgatgtccacgcaatgttgcagaggtgtgtcaaccaggacagccctacaacatttagagccttaagataccccgggcggatctcatccactccCGGAGCACCGCCatcaggcagctgtttcactacctcggcaacttccgctctggagattggatggtccacctcctggtctactgactctgttcctccttgaggatacgtgttgataggattgaggagctcctggaagtattccttctaTTGCCGGATAAGTGCCCCAGGAGATGTCAGCAggtccccacgcacacctaacacggtgtgggcgagttgccgcctgccgcccctaaggcgccggacagtttgccagaatcttctcggagaCGATCGAatgtcttcctccatagcctcactgaactcctcccatgcctgAGTTTTTGCTTTCGCAACTGTCGCAGCCGCAGCctgcttagccaacctgtaccggtcagctgcttccggagacccacagaccagtcatgacctgtaggcctctttcttcagcctgatggcTTCCCTCACCTCTGGCGTCCACCATCTGGTACAGGGATTACCGCCATGACCAGCACCAgtggccttgcagccacagctcgtgACAGCCACCTTGACAATGGCGGAgtggaacatggcccattcaaactcaatgtcccctaccgccctcggaacacgatcgaagctctgtcggaggtgggagagaccagcctgacgggttcctccaccaagcgttcccaacagaccctaactaagcgtttgggcctgccaggtccgcgcAGTGgcttcctcccccacctgcatTCACCACCAGGTaatgatcagttgacagctctgcacCTCTCTTCACCcaagtgtccaaaacatatggccgcagatcagctgacacgacgatgaagtcaatcattgacctacggcccaggccgtcatggtgccaagagcaccgatgaacaaccttattcTTGAACAgggtgttagttatggccaaactgcgactagcacagaagtccaataactgaacatcactctggttctgatcgtgcagaccgttcctcccaatcacgcctttccagATCACACTCCCAAACTGGAAAGGCGGGAGTGTGATCTGACCCAGTTTTTCAAAGAATGTAGAGCTGCTGTGTCTGAGCTACGATGTCTGATGAACAGGTCTCTGGACAATGGCTATCACAAGATTCAAGCTGTATTTACGGTACACCAGAAAGAATGGCCAGCTGCCTGATACACCCAATCTTTGACAGTCAGGCCAACATTAGGTTCAGCAGAGCTGTGCAGGCACTTGCCTATGCAGTCCAGGAGAAATTCCCTAGAGACTCTGAATGCTAGTTTGTTTCACGattcctgtttccagttctgAACTGACGCAGTAATATacttgctacagagggcttactcctccttggacagactaaacaccacagtgcgggtcatgttctttgacttctcttctgccttcaacaccatccaaccaagactgctgaggactaagttggagaagatgcagatggatgctccccttgtttcttggatcgaggactacctgacaagtcgaccacagtttgtgagactgtggagctgtgtgtccgaccccctgatgagcaacacaggagctccccaaggaactgtgctgtccccctttctgttcaccacctacacagctgacttccagtaccactctgagacatgtcatctccagaagtactcggatgacacagtcatagtcgggtgtgtggagaatggacaggaggatgaatacagggaccttgtggagagttgtgtttggtggagcagggagaactttctgcagctcaacgtgaccaagacgaagg includes these proteins:
- the LOC130535813 gene encoding LOW QUALITY PROTEIN: olfactory receptor 10K1-like (The sequence of the model RefSeq protein was modified relative to this genomic sequence to represent the inferred CDS: deleted 2 bases in 1 codon), which codes for MDNRANVTYIIVEGYVELQKYRYLYFVIMLTAYILIICSNSTIVFLICFHRNLHEPMYVLIAALLINSVLYSTAIYPKLLIDFLSEEQTITYSVCLFQWFMFYSLGGSEFLLLAVMAYDRYLAICKPLQYSAIMRRRTVTIFLLLAWIAPTAQVAVPAIMNANRKLLNFIFKGIICNSTMFNLHCQRSETFNIYGLMVLVNLLIVPVMFILFSYARILLISYQSSKEVRKKAAQTCLPHLMMILHFSCLSVYDVLLLRLNTVVPKTVHFLITLQIIMYHPLFNPIVYGLKMKEISKQLKKLFGKKGLF